The nucleotide window AAGTTCGTCCACCACCAGGGAGATGCCGAACGGCGGCACCCAGCCGCCAAGGAACACAGCCTGTACGCCTTGGGTCCAGGCCGACCACAGCATGAGCAGTTCAACGGACAGGGTCAGGGCGAGCGTGCCGATGGCCACCGTCCGCTGCGCAACCGGCCGACGGATCAGGATGAACGCAAATGCAGCGCCCAGGAAGGGAAGGACAACGGCCAGCGGGGCCAGGCTAGCGGCGTTCATTCTTGTCCCCGAACTCTGGTCTTCGGTGCTGCCGGCCGTTCCTCGGCGTCTGCCGGCATGACGAATTCAGTGGTCTCCACCGGGATGGCTGTATCGTCCTCGGCGTCGAAGCTGGGCTGGTTCGCCACGCGGCGGTCCTCAATATCGTCCTGGACTTCGTCCTGGCGGCCCAGCACCCAGGAACGATAGATGATGCCGAGCATGAATGCGGTCACCGCGAAGGAAATCACAATGGAGGTCAGGATCAACGCTTGTGGAAGCGGATCGTTGTATTCCCCGGCAGGAATATCCGCGTCGTACAGCGGCGCCAGACCAGCGGCCCCACCGGTGGTCAGCAGCAGGATGTTGGCGCCGTTGGCCAGCATCATCAGGCCGAGCATGACCCGGGTCAGGCTCCGTTCGAGAATCAGATAGACGCCCACCGCCACGAGAACTCCCATGACGACGAGCAGCGTGATGTTCACTGTCATCGTGCTACTCCTTCCTCGATGGAGTCCGGTGCCTGCTGCGGCAGACCCTCATCCGGTTTTGGTGCCTTCTCCTGGCTGCGCTCATCTATTTCCGCACCGAAACTGCGCAGAACGTCGAGCACCAGGCCCACCACCACCAGGTAGACCCCGATGTCGAAGAGCGTTGACGTCACGAACTTATGGTCGCCGAATACCGGCAGGCTGAAATGGATGATGGCGCTTTGGAAAACCTGGCCGCCGAAGAACAGTGGCGCCATGGCGGTCAAGGAGGCGATCCCCAGACCGGCACCGAGCAGGAAGCCCGCGCTGACCGGGGTGGCTTCGGCCAGCTCCACGCGCCCGCCGGCCAGATACCTGACTGCCAGGGCGATGCCTGCCAGCAGTCCGCCGGCGAAGCCGCCACCGGGGAGGTTGTGTCCGGTAAGCAGCAGGTAGATCGAGAAAATCACCAACGAGTGGAACAGCAGTCTGGTGACGACCTCAAAGATGATGGAACGCCGCTCAGGGGCGAGCGTCCGCCCGGCAACCAGCCAGGCATCCCTGGCCACGGTGGCGAAGCGGCGGGCAGTCACCAGCGCTGCGGCGTCCCGACCGGTGTGCTCGGGCATTTCGGTGAGGCGGTCCACGGACCCGGAGGCAACGGTTGAGGCGCGCATGCGCTTATCACCGCGGCTGCGGACGAAGATCAAACTGGCCACGCCCGTGGCGGCGACCGCCAGTACGGAGATTTCACCGTAGGTGTCCCACGCGCGGATATCCACCAAGGTGACGTTGACAATGTTGGCTCCGCCGCCGCCGTCGTACGCCAGCTGCGGGTATTCCAAGGAGACCGGCAGCTGGGTGCGCGCAGCCATGGACGTCATGGCAATAAGCACCATGGCCAGGCCGAACGCCGCACCGATCGCGGCCCGGAGCCATTTGAAACTGCTGGGGGTGCGCAGCCAAAGCCGCGCTGGAAGGGAGCGTAGTGCCAGGACGATCGCGACCAGCACAATGGTCTCCACGAGCATCTGGGTCAACGCCAGGTCCGGTGCGCCCTGCAGCGCAAAGATGAGCGCGATGCCGTATCCGGTGACAGCGACCATCAGCACGGCCATGAACCGCTTGTTGGCCCTGATGGCGAGGATGGCCGCCACGATGATACCCAGTCCCGCGATCAGCTGCGCGGGAGAGTCGTACGCGATCCAGCTGTCGGGCCAGGGCGCATCCATCAGGAACACGGCGCTCAGCGGAGTGATCACCGAGACGCTGAGAATGACCACGAGGTAGAAAATCAGCGAACCGCGCTGGGTGCGGCCTGTGACCCAGACGGCCACCTCATCGAGCACGCCGATGATCCCGCGGTAGGCGCGTTCACCGGTCAGCCCGCCGGAGAAACGGTCCTGAAACGCGGTGGCCCCGTTCCGGAACAGGAACAGCAGCGTGCCCACGGCCAGCGTCAGCACCGTCAGTCCGAGCGCCGGAGTCACCCCGTGCCACAGAGCCAGGTGCCCGTCGGGCTCGCCGTCCGAGGGGAAGAGCGAAACATAGGGGGCGATGATCGTGTCCAGCGGGGCGGGCCAGAGGCCAAACACCACGGTGGCGACCGTCAGCAGCATCGGCGATGCGATAAACCCGCCGGGAATGCGTTTGAACGGCGTCTTCTTGACGTTGGGCTTGTAGGCAAACCCGCCCCAGACAAACCGTGCGCTGTAGGCAAAGGTCAACATGGAACCGACGACGACGCCGGCCAGCAGGACCGGCCCGGTCCAGCCGCCTTCGGAGGCGCGGTGGACGAAAGTTTCGTAAACCGATTCCTTGGCAACGAAGCCCAGCAGCGGCGGTACCCCTGCCATGGAGGCGGCACCGATCAGCGATACTGCGAAGAGGACCGGCGCCGTCCGGTAGATTCCCGAAAGCTTGCGGATGTCGCGGGTGCCGGACTGATGGTCAATGATGCCGACGACCAGGAAGAGTGTTGCCTTGAAGAAGCCGTGTGCCAGCAGCAGTCCCAGGCCTGCCAGCGCACCGTCGCGGCTGCCCAGTCCCACCACCATGGTGAGGAAGCCCAGCTGGCTGACTGTGCCGTAGGCCAGGATGAGTTTCAGGTCGAATTGCTTCAGCGCCAGCCAGCCGCCGACCAGCATGGTCGCCAGGCCCAGGACCATCACGGTCCCCTCCCAGTACCGGGTGTCCGAGAAGCCCGGCGCGAAGCGTGCCACCAGGTAAATGCCGGCCTTGACCATGGCTGCGGCATGGAGGTAGGCGCTGACCGGAGTGGGCGCGGCCATGGCGGCAGGCAGCCAGAAGTGGAACGGCACCAGGGCCGACTTGCTGATGGCCCCCACCAGGATCAGCAGGATGGCGACGTCGATCAACATCCCGTGCTGGATCAGTTCCGGGGCTGCGGCCATGATTTCCGAAATGCGGTAAGTTCCCGCTGTCTGCCCAACCATAATCAAGCCGACGAGCATGGTCAGGCCGCCGAAGGTGGTCACAATCAGTGCCTGCAGTGCGGAACGCCGGGCCGCCAACCGGTGCCGTGCGTACCCGATCAACAGGTAGGACAGAACGGTGGTCAGTTCCCAGAAGACGTAGAGCATGAGCAGGTCATCGGTGATGACCAGGCCGAACATGGCGCCGGCAAAGGCAAGCAGTTGCGCACCGAACGGACCGATGTTGGGATCATCGGCCTTGAAGTAGCGTGCGCAGTAGAAGAGGACCAGGGCGCCGACACCGAGAATAAGGATTGCCAGCACGGCGGACAGGGTGTCCATCCGGAAGGCCAGCTCGAGCCTTAGCTCGGGAATCCACGGGATGATTACCGACGGCGGCGCATTGGGCCCGCCGGAGAGTACAGTTTGATCCGAGCCCGTGTACCGGTCGAAAGTGGCCAGCAGCCAGATGAAGCAACCGGCCGGCACAGCGGCCAGAATGTAGAAGGTTGAACGACCGAGTTTCCTGAAGATCCAAGGCGCGATGAAGGCCACCACGAAGAGCAGGGTGAGCACAACAAGCACTATATTCTCCGGGGCTTCCTTCTGGGATTGGCGGTAAAAAGGCGAAAAAGCCTGGTTTCATTCTACCCATGGCATACGTCCGGCTCCGACGCCGCCCGACACAATCGCCCTCAGGAAAGCCCCTCCATTCGTTGTTTTACCGCCGATTCATCCACTGGTCAGCGGCTTAAGCTGTTCACGAAGAGCGAAGAAGCTAGCATTCGTTTATGAGCCACTGGTCAGGAAATCCGGCACCATCCACGAATGCCGGCTCTCCCGCGGAAGGGAGAATCAACAAGAAGCACGTGCTCGCGTGGGCCTCTTGGGACTGGGGCTCGGCCGCCATCAACGCGATCATGACGACGTTCGTCTTCACTGTCTATCTGGTGAGCGACCCCTTCGGCGGCGAAGATTATGCCTCGCAGATCCTCGGGTACGGCCTGGCCGCGTCCGGAGTTGCCATCGCGCTCCTGGCTCCGATCACGGGCCAGCGCTCGGACTCCGGCGGACGGCGGAGGTACTGGCTCGGCGTCAACACCATGGCCGTCGTAGCACTGACGGCGCTTTGCTTCTTTGTCTACCCCTCCCCCGGGTTCCTCTTCGTCGGCGTCGCGCTAATCGCGCTGGCCAACATTTTCTTCGAGTTCGCCAACGTCAACTACTACGCGATGCTCGGCCAGATCTCCACGCCGTCCACCGTCGGCAAGGTCAGTGGCTTCGGCTGGGCCATGGGCTATGTCGGCGGCATCGTGGCCCTGGCGCTGGTGCTGATGGGCTTTGTTCTCCCCGAGACCGGCTGGTTCGGAGCCACCGCCGAAAACGGGCTGAACATCCGGCTGGTCGCGGTGTTCTCGGCCGTCTGGTTCCTGATCTTTGCGCTGCCGGTGCTTCTTACCGTGCCGGAAATTCCTCGCCAGCCGAAGACTGCCCGGCTGGGCTTCTTCGCCTCCTACGGGCTGTTGTTCCGCCGGATTAAGGCCATTTACCGGACGAGTCCGCACACCATCTTCTTCCTGCTGGCCAGCGCGATCTTCCGGGACGGGCTGGCAGCCGTCTTCACCTTCGGCGGTGTGATTGCCGCCGGTACCTTTGGCTTCACCTTGACCGAAGTCATCTTCTTCGCCATCGCGGGGAACGTCGTCGCCGCCCTTGGCGCAGTTATCGGCGGGATCCTCGATGACCGGATCGGACCGAAGAAGATCATCGTCGGTTCCCTGATCGGACTGATCGTTGCCGGCGCTGCTGTCCTTGTGCTCGGAGCCGACACCTACAGCATCTTCGGCGCAACCCTAACCGGAGACACCACTTTCTGGATCTTCGGGCTGATGCTGTGCCTCTTCGTCGGCCCCGCCCAGTCCTCCAGCCGCGCCTATCTGGCACGGCTGGCGCCCAGAGGCGAGGAGGGAGAGTTCTTCGGTCTGTACGCGACCACCGGCCGGGCCGTCAGTTTCCTGGCACCCACACTCTTCGGCCTGAGCATCACCATCTTCGGGTCCCAGCGCTTCGGCATCCTGGGCATCCTCATCGTGCTGCTGGCGGGCCTGCTGGCACTGCTGCCGGTCAAGGAGCCGCGCGAGGTCCCCACGGCCCAAACGCCGTCGGCCTGACTAGCGCTCTATGGTGGTGCGGTGGAAGTTGAGGTAGCTGCGCGACGCCGTCGGGCCCCGCTGGCCCTGGTACCGGTTGCCGTACTGGCCCGACCCATAGGCGTGTTCAGCCGGTGAGGTCAGGCGGAAGAAGCACAGCTGGCCGATCTTCGAGCCCGGCCAGAGCTTGATCGGCAATGTAGCCATGTTGGACAGCTCCAGCGTCACGTGGCCGGAGAAACCCGGATCGATGAAGCCCGCCGTGGAGTGCGTGAGCAAACCCAGCCGGCCCAGCGACGATTTGCCTTCCAGCCGGGCGGCGATGTCCTCCGGCAAGGTCACCGTTTCATAAGTGGATCCCAGCACGAACTCGCCGGGGTGCAGGATGAACGGCTCATCGGGATCCACCTCAACAAGGCGCGTCAGTTCCGGCTGCTCCAGCTGCGGGTCGATGTGCGCATATTTATGGTTGTCGAACAGCCGGAAGAACCGGTCAATCCGCACGTCCACGCTGGAGGGCTGGATCATTTCAGGCAGAAACGGGTCCAGGACAATACGCTCGGCATCGAGTTCGGCTCGGATATCGCGGTCTGAGATCAGCACCATCTAAAAATAACGCATGGCCTGCGGGAGCCTTCAATTCCCGACGGCGGCTCCACCGGCCGCTCCTCTGTTCCCCGAGACGGCGCAGTGGAAACATAGAGGGTACGGCCGCGCAGGGCGCCAGTTCATTGACAGGGGAATCATGGAAACCGGAAGCACTTCGCATCGCCCACAGCTCGCGCTGCTGGTCGTCATGGCCACCGCCGCGGCGCTGCTGTTCACGCTCGTGACGGCCGCTCCCGCCTCAGCCGCCGAACCTGTCCGGGACCCGGCCAACATCAAGGTTCTGGTCAACAAGGCCCATCCGTTGAGCCCGCTCACCTACACTCCAAAACTGGCGCGGTGGAAGAGCACTGGCTACCGGATGCGGCCGGATGTCAGCACCAAACTCTCCAGCCTTTTTGCCGGTGCCGACAGCGCGGGCCATGCGATCGCCGTCGTCAGTGCCTACCGTTCCTACGCGGAACAGCGCGACCTCTACAACTACTATGTGAGAATCTACGGCAAGACCTACGCGGACCGGATTTCCGCCCGCCCCGGCTATAGCGAACACCAGACCGGACTTGCTGTGGACATTGGCCTGGCCAGCGGATCTTGCGGACTGGAAGCGTGTTTCGGCGATACCGCGGCGGGCAAGTGGGTGGCCGCCAACGCGCACAAATACGGATTCATCGTCCGCTACCCCAAGGGCCACGAAGCCACCACCGGTTACACCTATGAGCCCTGGCATTTGCGCTATGTCGGCGTCGCTTTGGCCACCGAAATGCGGACCAAAAAGATCCCGACCATGGAGCACTACTACGTGCTGGGCAAGCCGAGCATCCGCAGTTACTCGGACGTGATGGCGGCCGATTCCGCCGGTGACCTCTGGCGCTACCCCGGCAGCGGCGGCAGGATGCACCCGCGGGTGAAAATCGACTATGCCTACGGCGGCGTCAAGACCGGCACGTCGGTGGACTGGAACCAGGACGGGACCATCGACCTGCTGCTCCAGATGAAGGATGGCCGGCTGCTGGTGAACTTCGGCCGGTCCGGCGGCGGCTTCCAAGCTCCTCGTGAAGTCGGCCGCGGCTTCGCCAAGTACGATCTCACCGTTGGACGCTGGGCTGGCGCAGACACCTACCCGGGCATTGTGGCCAAGCGTTGGTCGGACGGCGCCCTGCTCTACTACCGCAACGGCTCTTCGGCCTACCTGTCCGCCGGCAGGACAATCAGCAGCGGTTGGGGACGTTACCGTCCCACGATGCTGGACTGGAACCAGGACGGCAACCAGGATTTGATCGCCATCCGGAACACCGGCGAGCTCTACTTCTACCCGGGAAACGGCTCCGGCGGCATCAGCACCTCAAAACGTCAACTGGTTGGCAAGAGCGGCTGGCACACGGTCTCGACCGTGACCCCGCTCTACGGCTACACCTCGTCGGGATCCGCCGGCTTCATCGGGAAGTTCACGGACGGAACATTGAAGTATTACCCCTACAGCAAGGGCCGCTTCGGCATACGTACCCAGGAAGGGACAGGCTTTACCTCTTACAACGTTTTTCGGTAGAGCTCACCAGACGCTGCCGGTGGGCGAGACGAACGGCGACCGCCGGCAGCCCTTCCCTCGGCCGCGCGCAGGTTGGGCTATGGCTGGCCGATCTCGGTGCGGACGGCGTAGAGCTCCGGGAAAAACGTCAGTTCCAGGGCCTTTTGCAGAAAACCGACGCCGGATGAACCGCCGGTGCCGCGTTTCATACCGATGGTGCGTTCCACCGTCTTCAGATGGCGGAAACGCCAGAGCTGGAAATTGTCTTCAAGATCCACAAGT belongs to Arthrobacter crystallopoietes and includes:
- a CDS encoding MFS transporter: MSHWSGNPAPSTNAGSPAEGRINKKHVLAWASWDWGSAAINAIMTTFVFTVYLVSDPFGGEDYASQILGYGLAASGVAIALLAPITGQRSDSGGRRRYWLGVNTMAVVALTALCFFVYPSPGFLFVGVALIALANIFFEFANVNYYAMLGQISTPSTVGKVSGFGWAMGYVGGIVALALVLMGFVLPETGWFGATAENGLNIRLVAVFSAVWFLIFALPVLLTVPEIPRQPKTARLGFFASYGLLFRRIKAIYRTSPHTIFFLLASAIFRDGLAAVFTFGGVIAAGTFGFTLTEVIFFAIAGNVVAALGAVIGGILDDRIGPKKIIVGSLIGLIVAGAAVLVLGADTYSIFGATLTGDTTFWIFGLMLCLFVGPAQSSSRAYLARLAPRGEEGEFFGLYATTGRAVSFLAPTLFGLSITIFGSQRFGILGILIVLLAGLLALLPVKEPREVPTAQTPSA
- a CDS encoding Na+/H+ antiporter subunit A — protein: MLVVLTLLFVVAFIAPWIFRKLGRSTFYILAAVPAGCFIWLLATFDRYTGSDQTVLSGGPNAPPSVIIPWIPELRLELAFRMDTLSAVLAILILGVGALVLFYCARYFKADDPNIGPFGAQLLAFAGAMFGLVITDDLLMLYVFWELTTVLSYLLIGYARHRLAARRSALQALIVTTFGGLTMLVGLIMVGQTAGTYRISEIMAAAPELIQHGMLIDVAILLILVGAISKSALVPFHFWLPAAMAAPTPVSAYLHAAAMVKAGIYLVARFAPGFSDTRYWEGTVMVLGLATMLVGGWLALKQFDLKLILAYGTVSQLGFLTMVVGLGSRDGALAGLGLLLAHGFFKATLFLVVGIIDHQSGTRDIRKLSGIYRTAPVLFAVSLIGAASMAGVPPLLGFVAKESVYETFVHRASEGGWTGPVLLAGVVVGSMLTFAYSARFVWGGFAYKPNVKKTPFKRIPGGFIASPMLLTVATVVFGLWPAPLDTIIAPYVSLFPSDGEPDGHLALWHGVTPALGLTVLTLAVGTLLFLFRNGATAFQDRFSGGLTGERAYRGIIGVLDEVAVWVTGRTQRGSLIFYLVVILSVSVITPLSAVFLMDAPWPDSWIAYDSPAQLIAGLGIIVAAILAIRANKRFMAVLMVAVTGYGIALIFALQGAPDLALTQMLVETIVLVAIVLALRSLPARLWLRTPSSFKWLRAAIGAAFGLAMVLIAMTSMAARTQLPVSLEYPQLAYDGGGGANIVNVTLVDIRAWDTYGEISVLAVAATGVASLIFVRSRGDKRMRASTVASGSVDRLTEMPEHTGRDAAALVTARRFATVARDAWLVAGRTLAPERRSIIFEVVTRLLFHSLVIFSIYLLLTGHNLPGGGFAGGLLAGIALAVRYLAGGRVELAEATPVSAGFLLGAGLGIASLTAMAPLFFGGQVFQSAIIHFSLPVFGDHKFVTSTLFDIGVYLVVVGLVLDVLRSFGAEIDERSQEKAPKPDEGLPQQAPDSIEEGVAR
- the dcd gene encoding dCTP deaminase encodes the protein MLISDRDIRAELDAERIVLDPFLPEMIQPSSVDVRIDRFFRLFDNHKYAHIDPQLEQPELTRLVEVDPDEPFILHPGEFVLGSTYETVTLPEDIAARLEGKSSLGRLGLLTHSTAGFIDPGFSGHVTLELSNMATLPIKLWPGSKIGQLCFFRLTSPAEHAYGSGQYGNRYQGQRGPTASRSYLNFHRTTIER
- a CDS encoding M15 family metallopeptidase yields the protein METGSTSHRPQLALLVVMATAAALLFTLVTAAPASAAEPVRDPANIKVLVNKAHPLSPLTYTPKLARWKSTGYRMRPDVSTKLSSLFAGADSAGHAIAVVSAYRSYAEQRDLYNYYVRIYGKTYADRISARPGYSEHQTGLAVDIGLASGSCGLEACFGDTAAGKWVAANAHKYGFIVRYPKGHEATTGYTYEPWHLRYVGVALATEMRTKKIPTMEHYYVLGKPSIRSYSDVMAADSAGDLWRYPGSGGRMHPRVKIDYAYGGVKTGTSVDWNQDGTIDLLLQMKDGRLLVNFGRSGGGFQAPREVGRGFAKYDLTVGRWAGADTYPGIVAKRWSDGALLYYRNGSSAYLSAGRTISSGWGRYRPTMLDWNQDGNQDLIAIRNTGELYFYPGNGSGGISTSKRQLVGKSGWHTVSTVTPLYGYTSSGSAGFIGKFTDGTLKYYPYSKGRFGIRTQEGTGFTSYNVFR
- a CDS encoding Na(+)/H(+) antiporter subunit C, whose translation is MTVNITLLVVMGVLVAVGVYLILERSLTRVMLGLMMLANGANILLLTTGGAAGLAPLYDADIPAGEYNDPLPQALILTSIVISFAVTAFMLGIIYRSWVLGRQDEVQDDIEDRRVANQPSFDAEDDTAIPVETTEFVMPADAEERPAAPKTRVRGQE